From the genome of Rhizobium binae, one region includes:
- a CDS encoding GNAT family N-acetyltransferase — protein sequence MLPNAKGVFETHQSVHPVSVIMYKHDLVYLTEDASHDAAIEQINEEAFGPGRFTRAAARIREQGPHDLSLSFICADDGETIASVRMTPVLAGTVKGHLLGPLAVRPSHKNMGIGRELVRIAVEAARRKGSEAVILVGDPPYYGPLGFEKVAYNALSFPGPVDPGRVLVVPIAEGVHERLTGTIAWRG from the coding sequence ATGCTCCCGAACGCCAAAGGCGTGTTCGAGACCCATCAATCTGTCCATCCGGTTTCTGTCATCATGTACAAGCACGATCTCGTTTACCTCACCGAAGACGCGTCCCACGACGCCGCCATCGAGCAAATCAACGAAGAAGCCTTCGGCCCCGGCCGCTTCACGCGGGCGGCCGCACGCATTCGCGAGCAGGGACCGCATGACCTGTCGCTCTCCTTCATCTGCGCCGACGACGGCGAAACGATCGCCTCGGTGCGGATGACGCCGGTTCTCGCTGGCACGGTTAAAGGTCATCTTCTCGGCCCGCTTGCCGTGCGCCCCTCGCACAAGAACATGGGTATCGGCCGGGAACTGGTGCGGATCGCGGTGGAAGCGGCGCGTCGTAAAGGTTCGGAAGCCGTCATCCTTGTCGGCGACCCGCCCTATTATGGCCCGCTCGGCTTCGAGAAGGTCGCCTATAACGCGCTTTCTTTTCCGGGCCCCGTCGATCCCGGCCGTGTGCTCGTCGTTCCGATCGCCGAGGGCGTGCATGAACGGCTGACGGGCACCATCGCTTGGCGCGGATGA
- a CDS encoding glutathione S-transferase family protein — protein sequence MGMLVDGVWHDVWYDTKNGNGQFKRQPSQFRNWVTADGAAGPTGSGGFKAEPDRYHLYVSLACPWAHRTLIFRKLKKLEELISVSVVDPLMVENGWEFKIGDGATGDHLFGAATLWQIYVKANPHYSGRVTVPVLWDKKTGTIVNNESAEIIRMFNSAFDGLTGSKADFYPEDLRADIDALNAIVYDTVNNGVYKAGFATAQEAYAENVTKLFETLDRLDQRLGKSRYLFGDRLTEADWRLFTTLVRFDPVYVGHFKCNIRRIADYRNLPGYTRDLYQTTGVADTVNLKHIKQHYYRSHRTINPTGIVPVGPALDLDSPHGRERIYAA from the coding sequence ATGGGAATGCTGGTGGACGGCGTCTGGCATGACGTCTGGTACGACACGAAGAATGGCAATGGCCAATTCAAACGGCAGCCCTCGCAGTTCCGCAATTGGGTGACGGCAGACGGCGCGGCCGGGCCTACCGGCAGCGGCGGCTTTAAGGCCGAGCCCGACCGTTACCATCTCTACGTCTCGCTTGCCTGCCCTTGGGCGCACCGCACGCTGATCTTCCGCAAGCTGAAGAAGCTGGAGGAGCTGATTTCGGTTTCCGTTGTCGATCCGCTGATGGTCGAGAACGGCTGGGAGTTCAAGATCGGCGACGGCGCGACCGGCGATCATCTCTTCGGCGCGGCGACACTCTGGCAGATCTACGTCAAGGCGAATCCACACTATTCCGGCCGCGTGACGGTGCCCGTCCTCTGGGACAAGAAAACCGGCACAATCGTCAACAACGAATCCGCTGAGATCATCCGCATGTTCAATAGCGCCTTCGACGGGTTGACCGGCTCAAAGGCCGATTTCTATCCGGAGGATCTGCGCGCCGACATCGATGCGCTGAACGCTATCGTCTACGACACCGTCAACAATGGCGTCTACAAGGCGGGCTTTGCCACCGCCCAGGAAGCCTACGCCGAAAATGTCACCAAGCTGTTCGAAACACTCGACAGGCTCGACCAGCGCCTCGGCAAGAGCCGCTACCTTTTCGGAGACAGGCTGACCGAAGCCGACTGGCGTCTGTTCACGACGCTGGTGCGTTTCGACCCGGTCTATGTCGGCCACTTCAAGTGCAACATCCGCCGCATCGCCGACTACCGCAACCTGCCCGGTTACACCAGAGATCTCTACCAGACGACAGGCGTCGCCGACACGGTGAACCTGAAACACATCAAGCAGCACTATTACCGCAGCCACAGGACGATCAACCCGACCGGCATCGTTCCCGTCGGCCCGGCGCTCGATCTCGACAGTCCGCATGGACGTGAAAGGATCTACGCGGCCTGA
- a CDS encoding NUDIX domain-containing protein: MVDKEKRPLHIRTALRLLHVYFSFARGMTMGVRAACFDAEGRIFLVRHSYVGGWHMPGGGLERNETVEEALAKELREEGNLRIIGKPQLIQVYFNTTTTRRDHVVFYRVTVEQTAPRPPDWEISDSGFFSLDSLPAGTTEATHRRLAELRGEQQPGHRW; encoded by the coding sequence ATGGTGGATAAAGAAAAGCGGCCCCTTCATATCAGGACGGCCCTGCGCCTTCTGCATGTCTATTTCTCCTTCGCCCGGGGCATGACGATGGGTGTCAGAGCCGCCTGCTTCGATGCAGAGGGGCGGATTTTTCTCGTCCGCCACAGCTATGTCGGCGGCTGGCATATGCCGGGCGGCGGGCTGGAACGCAACGAGACGGTCGAAGAAGCGCTGGCCAAGGAGTTGCGCGAGGAGGGCAACCTCAGGATCATCGGCAAGCCGCAGCTGATCCAGGTCTATTTCAACACGACAACCACGCGGCGCGACCATGTCGTCTTCTACCGGGTAACCGTCGAGCAGACGGCACCGCGTCCGCCAGACTGGGAGATTTCCGACAGCGGTTTCTTTTCCCTCGACAGCCTGCCCGCCGGCACGACCGAGGCGACCCATCGCCGCCTCGCCGAGCTTCGAGGCGAACAGCAGCCCGGCCACCGCTGGTAA
- a CDS encoding metallophosphoesterase family protein, whose amino-acid sequence MFKLAHISDVHLGPLPRLSIQELFSKRITGFVNWHRNRRKHLFGSTLDLLLDDIRAHRADHLAVTGDLVNLASGIEIRAAAAWLRELGDPADTSVVPGNHDAYVPGAYEKSMRAWYDYVRGDLAPSQWQEDRHIFPYLRVRGKVAIVGCSTAVATPPFAASGFFGARQARDTVNMLRAAGEAGLFRVVMIHHPPIRGATTFYKRMIGIRRFAAVISTGGAELVLHGHTHLNTLHWLRGQVQPVPVVGIASASQGPGSIKPAAAYNLFSIDGSPGAWELSGERFSLNRAGDAVIPESVDIFAP is encoded by the coding sequence ATGTTCAAGCTCGCGCATATTTCCGACGTCCATCTTGGGCCGTTGCCCCGTCTTTCCATCCAGGAGCTGTTTTCAAAACGCATAACGGGCTTTGTGAACTGGCATCGAAATCGGCGCAAGCATCTTTTCGGCAGCACGCTCGATCTGTTGCTCGATGACATCCGCGCCCATCGGGCCGATCATCTGGCCGTCACCGGCGACCTTGTCAATCTGGCAAGCGGCATCGAAATCCGCGCCGCTGCCGCCTGGCTGCGCGAACTCGGCGATCCCGCCGACACCTCGGTCGTTCCCGGCAACCACGACGCCTATGTGCCGGGTGCCTATGAGAAATCGATGCGGGCCTGGTACGACTATGTCCGTGGCGATCTCGCCCCGTCGCAATGGCAGGAGGACCGGCACATCTTCCCCTATCTGCGTGTCCGCGGCAAAGTCGCGATCGTCGGCTGCTCGACGGCGGTCGCCACGCCTCCCTTCGCCGCCTCCGGCTTCTTCGGCGCGCGCCAGGCACGCGATACCGTCAACATGCTGCGCGCGGCCGGCGAAGCCGGCCTCTTCCGTGTCGTCATGATCCATCATCCGCCGATCCGCGGCGCCACGACTTTCTACAAGCGGATGATCGGGATCCGCCGCTTCGCCGCCGTCATTTCGACGGGCGGCGCCGAACTCGTATTGCATGGCCACACACACCTGAATACGCTGCACTGGCTGCGCGGCCAGGTGCAGCCGGTGCCCGTCGTCGGCATCGCGTCGGCCTCGCAGGGACCGGGCAGCATCAAGCCCGCCGCAGCCTACAACCTCTTCTCCATCGACGGCTCCCCCGGTGCCTGGGAGCTGAGCGGCGAGCGCTTCAGCCTGAACCGGGCCGGCGACGCCGTGATTCCGGAAAGCGTTGATATTTTCGCGCCTTAG
- a CDS encoding tetratricopeptide repeat protein: MTFSFHRLGRISLATGFAFSIATAAFAVGGGNDDTNPPPKTETTKTCTGGKVWDKTKKECVTPKKSSFNDDDLYNFAREFAYAGQYENAITVLNLARNQNDPRILNYLGYANRKAGRMELGMSYYRKALQADENYILARSYMGMALVEQGDIEGARVQLIEIRDRGGEGTWAYRALLQSLNGYRTY, encoded by the coding sequence ATGACCTTCTCCTTCCATCGCCTTGGCAGAATTTCGCTTGCCACGGGCTTTGCCTTCAGCATCGCCACGGCCGCTTTCGCGGTCGGCGGCGGCAACGACGACACCAACCCGCCGCCGAAGACCGAGACGACCAAGACCTGCACCGGCGGCAAGGTCTGGGACAAGACCAAGAAGGAATGCGTCACCCCGAAGAAGAGCAGCTTCAACGACGACGACCTTTACAATTTCGCCCGCGAATTTGCCTATGCCGGCCAGTATGAGAACGCCATCACCGTGCTCAATCTCGCCCGCAATCAAAACGACCCGCGCATCCTGAACTATCTCGGCTACGCCAACCGCAAAGCCGGCCGCATGGAACTCGGCATGTCCTATTACCGCAAGGCGCTGCAGGCCGATGAGAACTACATCCTCGCCCGCTCCTACATGGGCATGGCGCTGGTGGAACAGGGGGACATCGAGGGCGCCCGCGTCCAGCTCATCGAAATCCGCGATCGCGGCGGCGAAGGCACCTGGGCCTATCGCGCTCTACTGCAAAGTTTGAACGGCTACAGGACATATTGA
- a CDS encoding RNA polymerase sigma factor, producing MRQPATTIDLRRDLVGLLPRLRRFAITLAGEANAADELVQAVCQRAISKGHQWSGEGRLESWMYTLARQQWADDSRKRKPKASVRGNVTDIREAARERSAAVDSDAIHRMIADMPDGVSSVFLLVDVEGHSYQQAADIMGIPAATVASQLATARLHFAGLAGTHPIHRY from the coding sequence ATGCGTCAGCCCGCAACGACCATCGACCTCCGCCGTGATCTCGTCGGCCTTCTGCCGCGCCTTCGCCGCTTCGCGATCACGCTCGCGGGCGAGGCGAATGCGGCCGACGAACTTGTCCAGGCCGTCTGTCAGCGGGCTATCTCCAAGGGTCATCAGTGGAGCGGCGAAGGTCGTCTGGAAAGCTGGATGTATACGCTTGCCCGCCAGCAATGGGCCGACGACAGCCGCAAGCGCAAGCCGAAGGCTTCCGTCCGCGGAAACGTCACCGATATTCGCGAGGCCGCGCGCGAGCGCTCGGCCGCGGTCGATTCCGACGCCATCCATCGCATGATCGCCGATATGCCGGACGGCGTTTCCTCGGTCTTCCTGCTCGTCGACGTCGAAGGCCACAGCTACCAGCAGGCGGCCGACATCATGGGCATCCCGGCCGCGACCGTCGCCTCGCAGCTCGCCACCGCAAGGCTGCATTTCGCAGGCCTTGCCGGCACCCACCCGATCCACAGGTACTGA
- a CDS encoding anti-sigma factor family protein, producing MLDLRKLSLEAQLTALLDGEVSSEQRHELEQRLANDENARRLHEKLRHGADFGRRRLDDVLKEPVPLALVRSIKSTQPPKTPIAQRATRPQVKLAPSGPQALAAALILFVLGCGIGYFVATAPDAVEVATTTSTTAPANTSDWLGDVTAYQRLLIRQPRHLVEVPASQAEEISSWLTTAIGVPFRVPDLSAESWTFQGARVILGDNRPVGQLVYSNSDGDIISICFRKDAQPPETDDFKETIKDEIGLVTWHNAGTSYVLAGPSAEATLGQLAMKIATAI from the coding sequence TTGCTCGATCTCAGGAAATTGTCGCTCGAAGCCCAGCTCACCGCCCTCCTTGATGGCGAAGTCTCGTCCGAACAGCGCCACGAACTGGAGCAGCGCCTGGCAAATGACGAGAATGCGCGCCGGCTGCACGAAAAACTGCGCCACGGCGCCGATTTCGGACGTCGCCGCCTCGACGATGTCCTGAAGGAGCCGGTACCCCTCGCCCTCGTCCGCTCGATCAAGAGCACGCAGCCGCCGAAGACGCCGATCGCCCAGCGCGCCACGCGCCCGCAGGTGAAGCTGGCGCCGAGCGGCCCGCAAGCGCTGGCTGCCGCCCTCATCCTCTTCGTCCTCGGTTGCGGCATCGGCTATTTCGTCGCCACCGCACCGGATGCCGTCGAGGTCGCCACCACGACCTCGACAACGGCGCCAGCCAATACCAGCGACTGGCTGGGCGACGTCACCGCCTATCAGCGCCTGCTGATCCGCCAGCCCCGCCACCTTGTCGAAGTGCCCGCCTCACAGGCCGAGGAAATCTCCAGCTGGCTGACGACAGCCATCGGCGTGCCCTTCCGCGTGCCCGATCTCAGCGCCGAATCCTGGACCTTCCAGGGCGCCCGCGTCATTCTCGGCGACAACCGCCCTGTCGGCCAGCTCGTCTATTCCAATTCCGACGGCGACATCATCTCCATCTGTTTCCGCAAGGACGCGCAGCCGCCCGAGACCGACGACTTCAAGGAAACGATCAAGGATGAGATCGGCCTCGTCACTTGGCACAATGCCGGCACCTCCTATGTGCTCGCCGGCCCCTCCGCCGAAGCGACTCTCGGCCAGCTCGCCATGAAGATCGCTACGGCGATCTAA
- a CDS encoding quinone oxidoreductase family protein: MKAIQFARFGAPDVLELVELPIPELRRDEVLVRVHAAGVNFFEVLMRADRYAVTPELPMFPGVEIAGVVERAGPDADISLVGTRVAVPLFAIGRGGGYAEFVAVDGGSVLRLPNAISFEAAVGLMVQGLTALHLTRRSLPKGKSVLVSAAAGGVGSLLLQLARRNGADLVIAAASGEKRRALALSLGADHAVDYTAPGWQEEVRKHSGGRGADIIYETVGGVSSKAAVDALAPRGELVLAAMGRFGLKAEEIERMLGDNQSIKGFSLLPLLTPRRLREDLGELFDLAATGRLTVVEGSRFPLDQAAEAHRTIEERRAVGKVVLVP; this comes from the coding sequence ATGAAAGCCATCCAATTCGCTCGCTTCGGTGCGCCGGATGTTCTCGAACTCGTGGAGCTGCCGATTCCTGAGCTCAGGCGCGATGAGGTGCTGGTCCGTGTCCATGCGGCGGGCGTCAACTTCTTCGAGGTGCTGATGCGGGCCGATCGTTATGCCGTGACGCCGGAGCTGCCAATGTTTCCCGGCGTCGAAATCGCCGGTGTCGTCGAACGGGCGGGGCCGGACGCCGACATATCGTTGGTCGGCACACGCGTGGCGGTTCCTCTCTTCGCGATCGGGCGCGGCGGGGGCTATGCGGAATTCGTCGCGGTCGACGGCGGATCGGTGTTGCGGCTGCCGAATGCAATTTCTTTTGAGGCGGCTGTGGGGCTGATGGTGCAGGGGCTGACGGCGCTGCATCTGACGCGCCGCAGCCTTCCGAAAGGCAAGAGCGTACTCGTGAGCGCCGCAGCCGGCGGCGTTGGCTCGCTGCTTCTGCAACTGGCGAGGCGCAACGGAGCAGACCTGGTGATCGCGGCGGCGAGCGGCGAGAAGAGGAGGGCGCTTGCCCTGTCGCTCGGGGCCGATCATGCCGTCGATTATACCGCGCCTGGCTGGCAGGAAGAGGTCAGGAAGCATAGCGGCGGGCGCGGAGCGGATATCATCTACGAAACTGTCGGCGGTGTGTCCTCAAAAGCGGCGGTCGATGCGCTGGCGCCTCGTGGCGAGCTGGTTCTGGCGGCCATGGGGAGGTTCGGACTCAAGGCGGAGGAGATCGAGCGCATGCTCGGCGACAACCAATCGATCAAGGGGTTTTCGCTGTTGCCGCTGCTGACGCCCCGCAGGCTTCGGGAGGATCTCGGCGAGCTTTTCGATCTTGCGGCAACGGGCCGGCTGACGGTCGTCGAAGGTAGTCGCTTCCCGCTGGACCAGGCGGCGGAAGCCCATCGCACCATCGAGGAGCGAAGGGCGGTGGGCAAGGTGGTGCTGGTGCCTTAA
- a CDS encoding winged helix-turn-helix transcriptional regulator, with translation MAGNLTSDWRGAGLAIGWEARIHTLSCPTHQEVTMAEPMKRLPKLPVERALKVISGRWKPVILYYVFSGPKRLSELKRMMPAITQKVLIQQLREMEEHGLVTRQVFAEVPSRVEYSATELGLELEPVLLALCRWGQRHAEANDEAGMIADCIVRPRHISTVAA, from the coding sequence ATGGCAGGGAACCTCACGTCTGATTGGCGTGGGGCAGGTTTAGCAATAGGATGGGAAGCAAGAATACATACTCTTTCGTGCCCTACCCACCAGGAGGTGACCATGGCCGAGCCGATGAAAAGACTGCCGAAATTGCCGGTCGAGCGGGCACTGAAAGTGATCTCAGGGCGCTGGAAACCCGTCATCCTTTACTATGTCTTCTCCGGCCCGAAGCGTCTTTCCGAGCTGAAGCGCATGATGCCTGCCATCACCCAGAAGGTGCTGATCCAGCAGCTGCGCGAGATGGAAGAGCACGGTCTGGTCACCCGCCAGGTCTTTGCCGAAGTCCCGTCCCGCGTGGAATACAGCGCAACCGAACTCGGCCTCGAACTTGAGCCGGTGCTGCTGGCGCTCTGCCGCTGGGGCCAACGCCATGCCGAGGCGAACGACGAAGCCGGCATGATTGCCGATTGTATCGTCAGGCCGCGCCATATCAGTACGGTCGCGGCCTGA